From a single Brettanomyces bruxellensis chromosome 5, complete sequence genomic region:
- the RPL2_1 gene encoding 60S ribosomal protein L2 yields MGRVIRNQRKGAGSIFTSHTRLRKGAAKLRNLDYAERHGYIRGVVKQIIHDPGRGAPLAKVSFRDPYKYKLREETFIANEGVYTGQFIYCGKKATLNVGNVLPLGAMPEGTIASNVEEKIGDRGALGRTSGNYVIIVGHNPDENKTRVKLPSGAKKVISSDARGVIGIVAGGGRIDKPMLKAGRAFYKYRVKRNSWPKNRGVAMNPVDHPHGGGNHQHIGAPSTIGRRAVAGQKVGLIAARRTGLLRGSKEKALEE; encoded by the exons ATGG GTAGAGTTATCAGAAACCAGAGAAAAGGTGCAGGATCCATCTTCACCTCTCACACAAGGTTGAGAAAGGGAGCCGCCAAGTTGAGAAACTTGGATTACGCCGAGAGACACGGATACATCAGAGGTGTTGTGAAGCAGATTATCCACGACCCAGGTAGAGGAGCACCTTTGGCCAAGGTTTCGTTCAGAGACCCATACAAGTACAAGCTCAGAGAAGAGACATTCATTGCCAACGAGGGTGTGTACACGGGACAGTTCATCTACTGTGGTAAGAAGGCCACTTTGAATGTTGGAAACGTGCTTCCTTTGGGTGCAATGCCAGAAGGTACAATTGCCTCCAACGTTGAGGAGAAGATTGGAGACAGAGGTGCCTTGGGAAGAACCTCTGGAAACTACGTTATCATCGTTGGCCACAACCCAGATGAGAACAAGACCAGAGTCAAGCTTCCTTCAGGAGCCAAGAAGGTGATCTCTTCGGATGCCAGAGGTGTCATCGGTATCGTTGCCGGTGGAGGTAGAATCGACAAGCCAATGTTGAAGGCAGGAAGAGCCTTCTACAAGTACAGAGTGAAGAGAAACTCGTGGCCAAAGAACAGAGGTGTTGCCATGAACCCTGTGGATCACCCACACGGTGGTGGTAACCATCAGCATATTGGTGCACCATCTACCATTGGTAGACGTGCCGTTGCCGGTCAGAAGGTTGGTTTGATTGCAGCCAGAAGAACCGGTTTGCTCAGAGGTTCTAAGGAGAAGGCTCTTGAGGAGTAA
- the RPL8B_1 gene encoding 60S ribosomal protein L8B codes for MAKKVAASPFTTKKSKSAKGGKNPLVESRPRNYGIGQDIQPKRNLSRFVKWPEYVRLQRQKKVLSLRLKVPPAIAQFSRVLDRNTAAEAFKLLNKYRPETSAEKKERLTKEAAAIAEGKKREDVSEKPYVVKYGLNHVVSLVENKKAKLVLIANDVDPIELVVFLPALCRKMGVPYAIVKGKARLGTLIHQKTSTVAALVDVRTEDEPALAKLISTINPQFIDTYDNNKRHWGGGVLGSKHNDRFAKKARAAAREAAANKE; via the exons ATG GCTAAGAAAGTCGCAGCATCTCCATTCACAACCAAGAAGTCGAAGTCCGCCAAAGGCGGCAAGAACCCTCTTGTTGAGTCCCGTCCAAGAAACTACGGTATTGGACAGGACATCCAGCCAAAGAGAAACCTCTCGAGATTCGTGAAATGGCCAGAGTACGTCAGATTGCAAAGACAGAAGAAGGTGTTGTCTTTGAGATTGAAGGTTCCTCCTGCCATTGCCCAGTTCTCGCGTGTTTTGGACAGAAACACCGCTGCTGAGGCTTTCAAGTTGTTGAACAAGTACAGACCAGAGACCTCTGccgagaagaaggagaggTTGACCAAGGAGGCAGCTGCCATTGCCGAGGGTAAGAAGAGAGAGGACGTGTCTGAAAAGCCATACGTTGTCAAGTACGGTTTGAACCACGTTGTTTCTCTCGTCGAGAATAAGAAGGCCAAGTTGGTTTTGATCGCCAACGATGTCGATCCAATCGAGTTGGTCGTTTTCTTGCCTGCTTTGTGCAGAAAGATGGGTGTTCCATACGCCATCGTCAAGGGTAAGGCCAGATTGGGAACTCTTATCCACCAAAAGACCTCTACTGTTGCCGCTTTGGTCGATGTTAGAACCGAGGACGAGCCAGCTTTGGCCAAGTTGATCTCTACCATCAACCCTCAGTTCATTGACACTTACGACAACAACAAGAGACACTGGGGTGGAGGTGTCTTGGGTTCCAAGCACAATGACAGATTTGCCAAGAAGGCAAGAGCTGCTGCTAGAGAGGCTGCTGCCAACAAGGAGTAA
- a CDS encoding uncharacterized protein (SECRETED:SignalP(1-28)), with translation MIEPIVHFSKRLRLIWALLLFHITLISAIKFGSLGDEPSERDNNYIKMSDKTLLWGPYRPNVYVGMRPRVPKGVMMGLSWFGANDYRQIREVRHQCVIEDDMGKFGWTEYDPRLGGKGVIEDKNLDLTMNIKLVKGGGGENWALQIHGVPKDPMAINTLMLYTGVEGKNDAMMLKTAKKSAEFVEGHDLELVGNCESLGGVFLMDVKESGKNINKHLVLPKLKDQRRDPSRTHHVSLVVPYENMWKAKDIFQVLLEENTRSLENITQLREIHPAEISQLVNPGMEGGNMHLVEKTFVGSFEISVIFNMMDTNDPIRVEDIDRRSEAVSKAIREKFAAKMQLSKPFNNGEYAEFGEEFLSQLMGGIGYFYGNQMVDRKANLDEPGVALKGKPEGPYSLFSCVPSRTFFPRGFYWDEGFQLIPVLNYDPDLALEILKSWFSLIDSDGWIAREQILGPEARSRVPKEYVVQNPNIANPPTMMMLFSEILDLANSQQGSGIGLSGAGFGAKQAALGKENPELEEIGANSVGADSQVSMGDVYLKDTELLGKYAREIYPKLQRHYEWFRRTQKAETDEIGKNCKHKEELYRWKGRSEDHCLPSGLDDYPRCPMDSPEMDVDLMSWMAVMARSISSIAKLLGRTEDFHKYTKQLNDICENIEDCFWSPQNESYADLTLDDDDEETFECRQGYVTLMPFVHRLIPASSSHLLKVIKDIRNPDKLWSPYGIRSLSKDDVDFHTGEDYWRGHIWININYLVLDALRYYGQHPDTSKEVKTLASEVYVELRKNIVQNVYNEYERTGNAWEQYNEKTGRGQRTRHFLGWTSLVVMMLKMPAEI, from the coding sequence ATGATAGAGCCAATTGTACATTTCAGCAAACGACTGAGACTGATTTGGGCATTACTTCTCTTTCACATCACACTGATCTCAGCAATCAAGTTTGGATCTTTAGGTGACGAACCAAGCGAAAGGGACAACAATTACATCAAAATGAGCGACAAGACACTACTCTGGGGACCTTACAGGCCAAATGTTTACGTTGGAATGAGGCCACGTGTGCCTAAAGGAGTGATGATGGGTCTATCATGGTTTGGAGCCAACGACTATCGCCAGATTAGAGAGGTGAGACACCAGTGCGTTATTGAGGATGATATGGGCAAATTCGGGTGGACGGAGTATGATCCGCGCTTGGGAGGCAAGGGTGTGATCGAGGACAAGAATTTGGATCTCACAATGAACATTAAGCTTGTCAAAGGAGGAGGTGGAGAGAATTGGGCACTTCAGATACATGGAGTGCCAAAAGACCCAATGGCGATCAATACATTGATGCTTTACACCGGAGTGGAAGGAAAGAACGATGCCATGATGCTCAAGACTGCGAAGAAGTCTGCCGAGTTTGTTGAAGGCCACGATCTGGAGCTTGTTGGAAACTGCGAGTCTTTGGGTGGAGTTTTTCTGATGGATGTCAAAGAGTCCGGCAAGAACATCAACAAGCACCTGGTGTTGCCCAAGCTCAAGGACCAGAGACGGGACCCGTCCAGAACGCATCACGTGTCATTGGTGGTGCCATACGAGAACATGTGGAAGGCCAAGGACATTTTCCAGGTTCTCCTTGAGGAGAATACGCGGTCTCTTGAGAATATCACCCAATTGCGAGAGATACACCCTGCGGAGATATCGCAGCTTGTGAACCCGGGAATGGAGGGTGGAAACATGCATTTGGTTGAGAAGACGTTTGTGGGCTCGTTCGAGATCTCTGTTATATTCAATATGATGGACACGAATGACCCAATCAGGGTTGAGGATATCGACAGGAGAAGCGAGGCAGTCAGTAAGGCTATCAGGGAGAAGTTTGCAGCCAAGATGCAGCTCTCGAAGCCGTTCAACAACGGCGAATATGCAGAATTTGGTGAGGAGTTCCTATCGCAACTCATGGGCGGAATCGGGTACTTCTACGGAAATCAGATGGTTGACAGGAAGGCCAACCTTGATGAGCCCGGAGTAGCTTTAAAGGGCAAGCCCGAGGGTCCGTACAGTTTGTTCAGTTGCGTTCCTAGCAGAACATTCTTCCCGCGTGGCTTTTACTGGGATGAGGGCTTTCAGCTCATTCCCGTTTTGAACTACGACCCAGATCTTGCTCTGGAGATCTTGAAGAGCTGGTTTTCGCTCATAGACAGTGACGGATGGATTGCTAGGGAGCAGATACTTGGTCCGGAGGCCAGATCGAGGGTTCCAAAGGAGTATGTGGTGCAGAATCCAAACATTGCAAACCCTCcaacgatgatgatgctcTTCAGCGAGATTCTTGACTTGGCAAACAGCCAGCAGGGGTCCGGAATAGGCTTATCTGGTGCCGGATTTGGGGCCAAGCAGGCTGCCTTGGGGAAAGAGAACCCTGAGCTTGAAGAGATAGGAGCAAACTCGGTAGGAGCAGATTCGCAAGTTTCCATGGGTGACGTGTACCTGAAGGATACAGAACTCTTGGGAAAATACGCGAGAGAGATCTACCCAAAGCTCCAGAGACACTATGAGTGGTTTAGAAGAACACAGAAGGCAGAAACAGACGAGATCGGCAAGAACTGCAAGCATAAAGAGGAACTTTACAGGTGGAAGGGGAGAAGTGAGGACCACTGCCTTCCAAGTGGCCTAGACGACTACCCAAGATGCCCTATGGATTCGCCCGAGATGGATGTGGACTTGATGTCGTGGATGGCAGTGATGGCCAGGTCAATAAGCTCGATTGCAAAGTTATTGGGCCGCACGGAGGATTTCCACAAATACACAAAACAGCTTAATGACATCTGCGAGAACATCGAGGACTGCTTCTGGTCTCCTCAGAACGAGAGCTATGCTGATTTGACGCtggatgatgacgatgaggAAACGTTTGAGTGCCGGCAGGGTTACGTCACCCTTATGCCGTTTGTCCACAGGCTCATTCCGGCAAGCTCGTCGCATCTTTTGAAAGTCATCAAAGATATTCGCAATCCGGACAAACTGTGGAGCCCATACGGCATCCGGTCACTTTCCAAAGACGACGTCGATTTCCATACAGGCGAGGACTACTGGAGGGGACACATTTGGATCAACATCAACTACCTCGTGTTGGATGCACTAAGGTACTACGGACAACATCCGGACACCAGTAAGGAGGTAAAAACCCTTGCATCCGAAGTGTACGTGGAGCTCCGCAAGAATATCGTTCAGAATGTTTACAACGAGTACGAGCGGACCGGAAATGCCTGGGAGCAGTATAATGAGAAAACGGGCCGGGGACAGAGGACGAGACATTTCTTGGGCTGGACATCTTTGGtggtgatgatgttgaagatgcCTGCAGAGATCTGA